One part of the Odontesthes bonariensis isolate fOdoBon6 chromosome 13, fOdoBon6.hap1, whole genome shotgun sequence genome encodes these proteins:
- the LOC142397821 gene encoding uncharacterized protein LOC142397821, whose protein sequence is MAARRGCVNSLWSGTERVRIGERLNATLAGVLELEVLRCKHLEMVDTALADRAPTAANAEEPRAEEGSGTPESAAPDTEHASATSRRQQAASPSDTMALPCQSSPEDCGSNSVDVMVHSSSGRGSNSRWSTLSWDAPSDLLSPPTPDSSGMIHLDSDSRPSSGFYSVSGSSLSDSSYSVSSEAAHGGPAPPVRPQKLWEQVPPSADNTDTLWSEGAAQLQQAAPENIQEDAEPTEETRVSVPSDLDATGLSFLSDLHSGLGDSLISSIALLLNSTSSPSCFQSKPQLDPRYCTDLVSRRTKEVYSYPSPLHAVALQSPLFTSQAQELSTSTNPEGPQNDELVESNTDTAVPLQPSILTSFTHLEQYISRLACQYHSRITSSTFDLTSAATSGPVTHKGLCIPGKSHGSTQSLSAFESRSTPSSLSGGSVTPSKSLLGNSARVSLSTTGKKGTRNSINLGNLPSATGEDLNINLHLNLNLNLTPGLNSGRGLVDNPKTGSCGALKADFATSSTASVSSHCSATPTPALRSRSRISTCPSSLCHRSSLEVPSGSGASSGFGSSAFCRSLDWSSGAPLETGQSVFGTSTGSAPGSQRSSLIQESSSSPKLSEDSPMVGEISRLSGLSRAVVVGLMEQGVELDIDCFQTDPAGEMRGQSKTHLTAKKDQSHDYARVTEVNPQRPIQLSLSVTHSPQSQASLTPPRSHSSSPIHPYQSIHIPSPHYSSHYHYQHAPSPSEPPSSTASSPASHPTTRAHSPPRPLQPSPLGATPLSVFRRDSPFQCSLPHTNTRTSPLEHGGIQPRGGSLRQSVGGSDGASRWKKVEGEGLYRGKHTSHKLVRAATVSSYVKREDYSSVWAEEEENEQSAAQTPSRSSSKLWRGFEGRRWGKESESKKEEMDRAEYGYGWRSNSIGSWRREHQRGKASSSGGDKKPKVDNSPIFSRKRGKEDGERRSSSLRLSRRALFRSESQGLLVPRNHSEGPTKRAHWVSSLDVGQGGMRISKDQGMRRLRAKEEDKRLSSTASLFNLSRSQSLEGSCQSLSPLSSPSFSPSPPPQRPLQRSRSLRDLGRRVFGSMRSLSLKRKPPKKGHL, encoded by the exons ATGGCCGCCCGCCGCGGCTGCGTGAACTCACTCTGGTCGGGCACCGAGCGCGTCCGCATCGGAGAGCGCCTCAATGCGACGCTGGCCGGGGTGCTGGAGCTGGAGGTGCTCAGGTGCAAACACCTGGAGATGGTGGACACCGCTCTGGCAGACCGAGCTCCCACTGCCGCTAACGCCGAGGAGCCACGGGCGGAGGAGGGGAGCGGAACCCCTGAGAGCGCCGCGCCGGACACCGAGCATGCCTCTGCGACATCCCGCAGGCAACAG GCCGCCTCTCCCTCGGATACAATGGCGTTGCCCTGTCAGAGCAGCCCAGAGGACTGTGGCAGTAACTCGGTTGATGTGATGGTCCACTCCTCATCTGGCAGGGGCAGTAACTCACGGTGGTCTACTCTGTCCTGGGACGCCCCTTCTGACCTGCTCTCCCCTCCAACCCCAGACTCTAGTGGTATGATCCACCTGGATAGTGACTCTAGACCTAGTTCAG GTTTCTATTCAGTGAGCGGGAGCTCTCTGTCGGACTCCAGCTACTCGGTGTCCAGTGAGGCCGCCCACGGAGGCCCGGCGCCACCTGTCAGACCTCAAAAGCTGTGGGAGCAGGTTCCTCCGTCTGCTGACAACACTGACACCCTGTGGTCAGAGGGTGCAGCGCAGCTGCAGCAGGCTGCACCAGAAAACATCCAGGAGGATGCTGAACCAACAGAGGAGACACGAGTTTCAG TCCCAAGCGACCTTGATGCCACTGGTCTGAGCTTTCTCTCTGATCTTCACTCAGGACTTGGTGACTCCCTGATTTCCTCTATTGCCCTACTTCTAAACTCAACTTCATCCCCCTCCTGCTTTCAATCAAAACCCCAGCTGGACCCCCGCTACTGCACTGACCTAGTGTCCCGCCGGACCAAAGAGGTGTATTCCTACCCAAGCCCACTGCATGCTGTTGCCCTCCAGAGCCCCCTCTTCACCTCCCAGGCCCAGGAGTTATCCACCTCTACAAACCCTGAGGGACCCCAGAATGATGAACTTGTAGAGTCAAACACTGACACAGCTGTGCCTCTCCAGCCTTCCATACTGACTTCCTTTACTCATTTGGAGCAGTACATATCACGACTGGCTTGCCAGTACCACAGTCGTATAACTTCCTCAACTTTTGATCTCACTTCAGCTGCAACCTCTGGTCCAGTCACACATAAAGGACTTTGTATCCCTGGCAAAAGTCATGGCTCCACCCAGTCCCTATCTGCCTTTGAGAGCCGCAGTACACCCTCCAGCCTGTCGGGGGGCAGCGTCACTCCCTCAAAGTCATTGCTGGGGAACTCAGCCAGAGTCAGCCTCAGCACTACGGGGAAAAAAGGCACCAGGAATTCAATCAACCTGGGAAACCTTCCTTCAGCAACTGGAGAGGACTTGAACATAAATCTGCATCTCAACCTCAACTTGAATTTGACTCCTGGCTTAAACTCCGGCCGCGGGCTGGTAGACAATCCTAAAACTGGTAGTTGTGGAGCTCTAAAAGCTGACTTTGCTACATCTTCCACTGCCTCTGTCTCCTCACATTGTTCTGCTACACCCACCCCAGCACTGAGATCTCGCTCTCGCATCTCAACCTGCCCAAGCAGCCTGTGCCACCGCAGTTCCCTGGAAGTGCCCTCTGGCTCAGGAGCCAGCTCTGGATTTGGGTCATCAGCCTTCTGTCGCTCGTTAGACTGGAGTAGCGGAGCACCACTTGAGACTGGACAGTCGGTGTTTGGTACCAGTACTGGATCAGCTCCTGGCTCTCAGCGCAGCAGCTTAATCCAAGAATCCAGCTCCAGTCCCAAACTGAGTGAGGACTCCCCCATGGTGGGGGAGATCTCCCGCCTCTCTGGCCTCTCTAGGGCTGTGGTTGTTGGGCTGATGGAGCAAGGTGTGGAGCTTGATATTGACTGTTTCCAAACAGATCCTGCAGGTGAGATGAGGGGCCAGAGTAAAACTCACCTGACGGCAAAGAAAGATCAGTCACATGACTATGCCAGAGTGACAGAAGTGAATCCTCAGAGACCAATACAGCTCTCCCTCAGTGTCACCCATTCTCCACAGTCTCAGGCCAGCCTCACCCCTCCTCGCTCACACTCCAGCAGCCCCATACACCCATACCAGTCCATCCATATTCCGTCCCCCCACTACTCCTCACACTACCACTACCAGCACGCCCCTTCCCCTTCTGAACCTCCCTCCTCCACAGCCTCCTCCCCCGCCTCACACCCCACCACAAGGGCTCACTCCCCTCCACGCCCTCTCCAGCCATCCCCTCTGGGTGCCACCCCCCTCTCGGTTTTCCGACGGGATTCACCCTTCCAGTGCTCCCTGCCCCACACAAACACCAGGACCTCCCCTTTGGAGCACGGAGGCATCCAACCAAGAGGTGGATCACTTCGGCAGAGTGTGGGAGGAAGTGATGGTGCCAGCAGGTGGAAGAAggtggagggagaggggctctaCAGAGGGAAACATACCTCCCACAAGTTGGTCAGGGCAGCCACTGTTAGCAGCTATGTGAAGAGAGAGGACTACAGCTCAGTTTgggctgaggaggaggagaacgAACAATCAGCAGCCCAGACACCCAGCAGGTCCTCCAGTAAGCTCTGGAGGGGCTTTGAGGGACGCCGCTGGGGCAAAGAGTCTGAGAGCAAAAAGGAGGAGATGGACAGAGCTGAGTACGGCTATGGCTGGAGGAGTAACAGCATTGGAAGCTGGAGGCGGGAGCACCAAAGGGGGAAGGCTTCATCCAGCGGTGGTGACAAGAAGCCAAAAGTGGATAACTCCCCCATCTTCTCAAGGAAGAGAGGGAAAGAAGATGGGGAGAGACGCAGCTCCAGCCTCAGGCTTTCTAGGAGGGCTCTGTTCAGGAGTGAGTCCCAGGGCCTGCTAGTACCTCGAAACCACAGTGAGGGGCCCACAAAACGGGCGCACTGGGTCTCCTCCCTAGACGTGGGGCAAGGTGGGATGAGGATCAGCAAAGACCAAGGGATGAGACGACTGAGAGCCAAGGAGGAAGACAAACGCTTATCTTCCACTGCCAGCCTCTTTAACCTCTCTCGTTCTCAGAGCCTTGAGGGCAGCTGCCAGTCACTCTCGCCTCTGTCCTCCCCGTCATTTTCTCCTTCCCCTCCTCCACAGAGGCCCCTCCAGCGCTCTCGATCGTTGAGGGATTTGGGCAGGAGAGTGTTTGGCTCGATGAGGTCCCTTAGTCTCAAACGGAAGCCACCCAAAAAGGGACACTTGTAA